A portion of the Stigmatella aurantiaca DW4/3-1 genome contains these proteins:
- a CDS encoding DUF5011 domain-containing protein produces MLSGLLTLWACVAACSPAPAGAPQEQAPATEASALASTPVLSPAVPLNAANPGPQPSQQQSFTTAAGHGVYLAVWWEVIGNGPKIFAARVRASDGVQLDASPLLVGGTTGVPFNPAVAFDGTNFLVVWTDYGARPQVLGARVRASDGALLDATPLVLSRSASGAPPNNAVFMGAHPAVAFDGRNYLVTWDGQWFTGQGYAYGLMGIRVNPADGSCIESTGIPIAPFGTGLGLGDSKARVAYTGGNYLVAWEQGGDVKAARVTSSGQVLDTTPLSLAVSTGNERSPAVAARDGEFLAVWIGADNHLWGRRVRASDGVKLGSSDLFLGSAAVAPPEITFDVADYWVAWQGTRGGARKALITRVTSEGAVSGAELVTADVASDISAERGAIASVGSGLVLTAYLAKDPAGTTRGWLRLVTAGQLHVSQERSPALPTLYGGHNGHAVAEGNGIYFVAWSRLRSTPPVHPEIVGVRVRVSDGAVLDPSPVSLSGSRDTAFDPAVAFDGTNFLVVWSNADLLRIDGARVRASDGVLLDTSPLIIDRAFDGFSFSVQGVNPSVAFDGTNYLVVWGGGRGYNAPGFVNGIMGIRVRPSDGTRVESDSFAVARVGIETSGTSFVPQVTHAAGHYLVAWVQGGQVKAARVSASSGQVLDTSPLSLGTTGSGRVPSVAAQADTFLVVWSGADQGLWGRRLRASDGVKLGTADLFVGAGAQGSPRVAFDGADYRVTWPALRAGTTQLVANRISSSGVIAAGAEFVLSPVSTGSTDLWRGGTLAAAGPGRFLVVYARSEATSGLTARMRFVSDDTVQSCGSEAPSIVLGGGAELTLECGSGVYSDPGAQAFDACGHALPVHAYNTGTDSSGPGPNLGAEGTYYVSYTAQDANGSMSTAVRKVIVDDRTAPTLTLQGAAQMTHTCGSQWVDPGVQATDACYGNLTAQVWRDGYVNGWAVGTYTVTYSLTDSGGNSAPSVTRTVNVVNCPW; encoded by the coding sequence GTGCTGTCGGGCCTCCTCACCCTGTGGGCCTGCGTGGCCGCCTGCAGCCCAGCGCCCGCCGGAGCGCCTCAGGAGCAAGCGCCTGCCACGGAGGCCTCGGCGCTGGCCTCCACGCCCGTGTTGTCTCCCGCGGTGCCCTTGAATGCCGCGAACCCAGGCCCGCAGCCGTCTCAGCAGCAGTCCTTCACGACCGCGGCGGGCCATGGTGTCTACCTGGCGGTGTGGTGGGAGGTCATCGGGAACGGCCCGAAGATCTTCGCGGCTCGCGTGAGGGCTTCGGATGGTGTCCAGCTGGACGCCAGTCCCCTCCTGGTCGGCGGAACCACGGGCGTCCCGTTCAATCCCGCCGTGGCCTTCGACGGCACGAACTTCCTGGTGGTCTGGACTGATTACGGCGCCCGTCCCCAGGTGCTCGGAGCCCGGGTGCGTGCCTCGGATGGCGCGCTGCTGGACGCCACGCCGCTGGTCCTCAGCCGTTCGGCCTCGGGAGCGCCTCCCAATAACGCCGTCTTCATGGGCGCTCACCCCGCGGTGGCGTTCGATGGGAGGAACTACCTGGTGACCTGGGATGGCCAATGGTTCACGGGCCAGGGCTATGCCTACGGCCTCATGGGCATCCGCGTGAATCCCGCGGACGGTTCGTGCATCGAGTCCACCGGCATCCCGATCGCTCCATTCGGCACGGGCCTGGGCTTGGGCGACAGCAAGGCCCGGGTGGCCTATACGGGGGGCAATTACCTGGTGGCCTGGGAGCAGGGGGGGGACGTCAAGGCCGCGCGTGTCACCTCTTCGGGACAAGTGTTGGACACGACGCCCTTGTCCTTGGCGGTCTCGACTGGCAATGAGCGCAGCCCGGCCGTGGCGGCACGGGACGGCGAGTTCCTGGCGGTCTGGATCGGCGCGGATAACCACCTCTGGGGCAGAAGGGTGAGGGCTTCGGATGGCGTCAAGCTGGGCTCCTCGGACCTCTTCCTGGGCTCGGCCGCCGTGGCACCTCCGGAGATCACCTTTGATGTCGCGGACTACTGGGTGGCCTGGCAAGGCACTCGCGGGGGGGCTCGCAAGGCGTTGATCACCCGCGTGACGTCCGAGGGTGCGGTCTCGGGGGCGGAGCTGGTCACGGCCGATGTGGCCTCCGATATCTCCGCGGAGCGTGGAGCCATCGCCTCGGTGGGCTCGGGCCTCGTCCTGACGGCCTACCTGGCGAAGGATCCCGCGGGAACGACGCGTGGGTGGCTGCGGCTCGTGACGGCCGGGCAGTTGCACGTCTCGCAGGAACGCTCCCCGGCCCTCCCTACCCTGTATGGGGGGCATAATGGCCACGCGGTCGCCGAGGGAAACGGCATCTACTTCGTGGCCTGGTCGCGACTCCGCAGCACGCCTCCCGTGCACCCGGAGATCGTCGGTGTCCGCGTGAGGGTCTCGGACGGCGCGGTGCTGGACCCCAGCCCGGTGAGCCTCAGCGGCTCGAGGGACACCGCGTTCGATCCTGCCGTGGCCTTCGACGGCACGAACTTCCTGGTGGTCTGGTCGAACGCGGATCTCTTGCGCATTGACGGGGCCCGGGTGAGAGCCTCGGATGGCGTGCTGTTGGACACCTCTCCGCTCATCATCGATCGCGCCTTCGACGGTTTTTCCTTCAGCGTGCAAGGCGTCAACCCCTCCGTGGCGTTCGATGGAACGAACTACCTGGTGGTCTGGGGCGGGGGCCGAGGCTACAACGCTCCTGGGTTCGTGAACGGCATCATGGGCATCCGTGTGCGGCCCTCGGACGGAACGCGCGTCGAGTCCGACAGCTTTGCGGTGGCCAGGGTGGGCATCGAGACGAGTGGAACCAGCTTCGTGCCTCAGGTCACCCATGCGGCCGGTCACTACCTGGTGGCCTGGGTGCAGGGGGGCCAGGTCAAGGCCGCCCGTGTCAGTGCCTCCTCGGGACAAGTGCTGGACACCTCGCCCCTGTCGCTGGGGACCACGGGCAGTGGACGTGTTCCCTCCGTGGCCGCCCAGGCGGACACGTTCCTGGTGGTCTGGAGCGGCGCGGACCAGGGCCTGTGGGGCCGGCGGTTGAGGGCCTCGGATGGCGTCAAGCTGGGCACCGCGGACCTCTTCGTGGGGGCCGGAGCCCAGGGCTCGCCCCGGGTGGCCTTCGATGGGGCGGACTACCGTGTCACCTGGCCGGCCCTGCGGGCTGGGACAACCCAGTTGGTGGCGAACCGGATCTCTTCATCGGGAGTGATCGCGGCGGGGGCAGAGTTCGTGCTCTCCCCCGTGTCCACCGGCTCGACGGATCTCTGGCGAGGAGGAACCCTCGCCGCGGCCGGGCCGGGCCGGTTCCTGGTCGTCTATGCCCGGAGCGAGGCGACGTCCGGGCTCACCGCCCGGATGCGGTTCGTGAGCGATGACACGGTCCAGTCATGTGGCTCGGAGGCGCCTTCCATCGTGCTCGGGGGCGGCGCTGAATTGACGCTGGAGTGCGGTTCAGGCGTGTACAGCGATCCAGGGGCTCAGGCGTTCGACGCCTGCGGCCATGCCCTGCCGGTGCATGCGTACAACACGGGCACGGATTCGAGCGGGCCGGGTCCCAATCTGGGCGCCGAAGGGACCTACTATGTCTCGTATACCGCGCAGGATGCGAACGGGAGCATGTCCACGGCTGTCCGGAAGGTGATCGTGGATGACCGGACGGCCCCCACGCTCACGCTCCAGGGGGCCGCGCAGATGACGCACACGTGCGGCAGCCAGTGGGTGGACCCCGGCGTGCAAGCCACGGACGCGTGCTACGGCAACCTCACGGCCCAGGTGTGGCGTGACGGTTATGTGAATGGCTGGGCGGTGGGCACGTACACGGTGACGTACTCCCTGACAGACAGCGGGGGGAACAGCGCCCCGTCTGTCACGCGCACCGTGAACGTCGTCAACTGCCCCTGGTAG
- a CDS encoding DUF1501 domain-containing protein produces the protein MSDDTKKSLTFGRRGLLKGLGASATALALPTLWLPRSAYAQTSGHNSVQHLIYIRLSGGFRFTTAFNGDVAEEFNPFGRSSQRAPGTEWGVGKLLERASWLEEEAGGKARADLGMERVSAFSNDICVLPCVDHEPFSARADGNHGTGLERFLTGFVGGTTSFFTLINYGLRERVAEETAAGRTVLPAFSLGEAGMALGAGAYAGYRPPVLDGSGFERFSFDPDSGVPEWARTLSGKMDNRMRDRLHLRLRNNVEVYQQTREATRSYGKIFRDPLLRIGPYSQDAADGISNQELVTLLGDTPTGRQAALALRLFHFGCPAVFLNQGFYDFHSDEEEGLSGEIDQANQLLSGLRAALKRMKDSSGQSYWDKTLVVVGSEFGRTTGGKKFNSAKGSDHNSDLATRWMSMPMMGGVISSAGKGGKLLGSTRGSDLKADGKVYSYRSVMKTMLDLLGADHSGIFPADNPIEDLFT, from the coding sequence ATGTCCGACGATACGAAGAAGTCCCTCACGTTCGGCCGCCGCGGGTTGCTCAAGGGTCTGGGCGCGAGCGCCACTGCCCTGGCCCTCCCAACCCTGTGGCTGCCCCGCTCCGCCTATGCCCAGACCTCCGGGCACAACAGCGTGCAGCACCTCATCTACATCCGTCTCTCGGGCGGCTTCCGCTTCACCACCGCCTTCAATGGAGACGTGGCCGAGGAGTTCAATCCCTTCGGACGCTCCAGCCAGCGGGCCCCCGGCACCGAGTGGGGCGTGGGCAAGCTGCTGGAGCGCGCCTCCTGGCTGGAAGAGGAGGCGGGGGGCAAGGCCCGGGCCGACTTGGGCATGGAGCGGGTGAGCGCCTTCTCCAACGACATCTGCGTGCTGCCGTGCGTGGACCACGAGCCCTTCTCCGCGCGTGCCGATGGCAACCATGGCACCGGGCTGGAGCGCTTCCTCACCGGGTTCGTGGGGGGCACCACCAGCTTCTTCACCCTCATCAACTATGGGTTGCGCGAGCGCGTGGCCGAGGAGACGGCCGCGGGCCGGACGGTGCTGCCCGCCTTCAGCTTGGGCGAGGCGGGCATGGCGCTGGGCGCGGGCGCGTACGCCGGGTACCGGCCGCCGGTGCTGGATGGCAGCGGCTTCGAGCGCTTCAGCTTCGATCCCGACTCCGGGGTGCCGGAGTGGGCCCGCACCCTGTCGGGCAAGATGGACAACCGCATGCGCGACCGGCTCCACCTGCGGCTGCGCAACAACGTGGAGGTCTACCAGCAGACGCGCGAGGCCACGCGCTCCTACGGGAAGATCTTCCGGGATCCCCTGCTCCGGATCGGGCCCTACTCCCAGGATGCGGCGGACGGCATCAGCAACCAGGAGCTGGTGACCCTGCTGGGGGACACCCCCACCGGCCGTCAGGCGGCGCTCGCCCTGCGCCTGTTCCACTTCGGGTGCCCGGCCGTCTTCCTCAACCAGGGCTTCTATGACTTCCACTCCGATGAGGAGGAGGGGTTGTCGGGGGAGATCGACCAGGCCAACCAGCTGCTGAGCGGCCTGCGCGCGGCCCTCAAGCGCATGAAGGACTCCTCGGGCCAGTCCTACTGGGACAAGACGCTGGTGGTGGTGGGCAGCGAGTTCGGCCGCACCACCGGGGGCAAAAAGTTCAACTCCGCCAAGGGCAGCGACCACAACAGCGATCTGGCCACGCGCTGGATGTCCATGCCGATGATGGGCGGGGTCATCTCCTCGGCGGGCAAGGGCGGCAAGCTGCTGGGCTCCACCCGGGGCTCGGATCTCAAGGCCGATGGCAAGGTGTACTCCTACCGCTCGGTGATGAAGACGATGCTGGATCTGCTGGGCGCGGACCACAGCGGCATCTTCCCGGCGGACAACCCCATCGAGGATCTCTTCACATGA
- a CDS encoding c-type cytochrome domain-containing protein → MMRSSLAGVLAVLLAGCGGSNSYTGPEGNIPFEPLRPTPGEPAVVSPYTGSDPLVLEAQSRLSTGADLQRKVVLRTCGPTNGVCHNQKEYPDLHTAGTFAAAINAPCNVQAGSYEGVYDRCERLGDRFKFKEQSFREIEIGWYAVVLGAYVEYPDNSVPPSDAAGFHIHLRDPVPLAQGRAHWGTGTFIRNFVNAQGNVEALSFASYNTRWWVLDDGRHLFGEVRDYQRDAVDALLSVGILQGDQNRNGVFGAREGKAVPLINPGKPEESYLVARMRGHMQGEPIPGSRMPLANQPPSIPDMLALMCFIEGLDPNASQWNLSSSIDYARCSYIANPQALSLVGTGVTWRGRVQPILQSSCGGCHGGASPQGGLDLLSANAWTRLRQASAQNANLKLIDSGRPETSYLWLKLSGDGSILGNRMPVDPLNGTRTLPPEQLADIEAWILAGALEDG, encoded by the coding sequence ATGATGCGCTCGTCGCTCGCGGGTGTGCTGGCCGTGCTGCTGGCCGGGTGTGGCGGTTCCAACTCCTACACGGGGCCCGAGGGGAACATCCCCTTCGAGCCTCTGCGCCCCACGCCGGGAGAGCCGGCGGTGGTGTCACCCTACACGGGGTCGGACCCGCTGGTGCTGGAGGCCCAGTCCCGGCTGAGCACGGGCGCGGACCTGCAACGCAAGGTGGTGCTGCGCACCTGCGGCCCCACCAATGGCGTGTGCCACAACCAGAAGGAGTATCCGGACCTGCACACCGCGGGCACCTTCGCCGCCGCCATCAACGCGCCCTGCAACGTGCAAGCGGGCAGCTACGAGGGGGTGTACGACCGGTGCGAGCGGCTCGGGGACCGCTTCAAGTTCAAGGAGCAGTCCTTCCGTGAAATCGAGATCGGCTGGTATGCCGTCGTCCTCGGGGCGTACGTGGAGTACCCCGACAATTCCGTGCCTCCCTCGGATGCGGCCGGCTTCCACATTCACCTGAGGGACCCGGTGCCCCTGGCGCAGGGAAGGGCGCACTGGGGAACGGGGACCTTCATCCGCAACTTCGTCAACGCCCAGGGCAACGTGGAGGCGCTGTCCTTCGCCAGCTACAACACGCGCTGGTGGGTGCTGGACGATGGGCGCCACCTCTTCGGTGAGGTGCGCGACTACCAGCGGGATGCGGTGGATGCGCTGCTCTCCGTGGGCATCCTCCAGGGGGACCAGAACCGCAACGGCGTCTTCGGCGCGCGCGAGGGCAAGGCCGTGCCGCTCATCAACCCGGGCAAGCCCGAGGAGAGCTACCTGGTGGCCCGCATGCGCGGGCACATGCAGGGAGAGCCCATTCCCGGCTCGCGCATGCCGCTGGCCAACCAGCCGCCGTCCATTCCCGACATGCTGGCGCTGATGTGTTTCATCGAGGGGCTGGACCCCAATGCCTCTCAGTGGAACCTGTCCTCCTCCATCGACTACGCGCGGTGCTCCTACATCGCCAACCCGCAGGCGCTGAGCCTGGTGGGCACGGGGGTCACGTGGCGGGGCCGCGTGCAGCCCATCCTCCAGTCGAGCTGCGGTGGTTGCCATGGCGGCGCCAGCCCGCAGGGGGGGCTGGATTTGCTCTCCGCGAATGCGTGGACGCGCCTGCGTCAGGCCTCCGCGCAGAACGCCAACCTCAAGCTCATTGACTCGGGCCGTCCGGAGACGAGCTACCTGTGGCTCAAGCTCTCGGGGGACGGCAGCATCCTCGGCAACCGCATGCCGGTGGATCCCCTCAATGGCACCCGCACGTTGCCTCCAGAGCAGCTCGCCGACATCGAAGCCTGGATTCTCGCCGGAGCCCTGGAAGACGGGTAA
- a CDS encoding DUF3592 domain-containing protein, giving the protein MRWIGIFLLGLTSLGLFALAIHLTVNAVEFSAHAVGVPGVVSGYKTERCTSTDKNKRQYSYTCYQYRVRYELQGTSRESLVEQDRTSNDSEVGKAVELSVDPRTGTVYFAGIGIWIGPLMLAFFGLATLLGLGFFFKSEGLLRRPSGLGRPRAPLTTQ; this is encoded by the coding sequence ATGCGCTGGATTGGCATTTTCCTTCTCGGACTCACGTCCCTCGGCCTCTTCGCCCTGGCCATCCACCTCACCGTGAACGCCGTCGAATTCAGTGCCCACGCCGTGGGCGTTCCCGGGGTGGTCAGCGGCTACAAAACCGAGCGGTGCACGTCCACGGACAAGAACAAGCGGCAGTATTCCTACACCTGCTACCAGTACCGCGTGCGCTACGAGCTGCAAGGCACCTCACGGGAATCCCTCGTCGAGCAGGATCGCACCTCCAATGACAGTGAGGTGGGCAAGGCGGTGGAGTTGAGCGTGGATCCCCGGACGGGGACCGTGTACTTCGCGGGCATTGGGATCTGGATAGGCCCTCTGATGCTCGCGTTCTTTGGACTCGCGACCCTGCTGGGACTGGGCTTCTTCTTCAAGAGCGAAGGCCTCCTGCGGCGCCCATCTGGCCTCGGCAGGCCCAGGGCTCCCCTCACCACCCAATAG
- a CDS encoding PAS domain S-box protein, whose translation MSHQPPEDTRQEVPPPRKSGSRATKLLPDLLDASQPEFIQQWVRQVRTLEGAQALSNEELIDSLPRFLEEMTGALRQEAGQPSGSPLPGHSNVAAAHGRQRVRLGFDAALVVREYALLRDSLFGWIQQNGLSPAMEQVHLLSRCIDTGTREALAQFSSATQSSGVDGALLTEARYRLVMTATNDVVWDWDLISNEVLWNEALRSVLGHELQVLGERMYLTSAAWWLDHIHPEERQRISESIHGIIDGGHPFWLEQYRFRRGDGSYAVIYDRGYLVRNGEGRALRMVGAMQDVTARQAAEEALRQSESRYRRLIDAGIFGMLEWKADGLVTAINDALLGLLGLTREAALKPGFTFWRLLSPENPEAMKGLKETGVLPPFEAQYLRPDGGQVDLLISGFTLDEGRERGLALVLDTTRLKAVQAERERLMVKLQESETRFRNMADHAPVMLWVTDASAYCSYLSKGWYDFTGQTEETGLGFGWLSVVHPDDAKRSSDAFLAANAKRVPFRIDYRLRRRDGAYRWLIDSGSPRFGPDGEFLGYIGSLLDITERKQAEDEREGLLARESAARQEAQEANRLKDEFLATVSHELRTPLTAMLGWVQMLRTGNLPAGKHARALETVERNARAQSQLIEDLLDVSRIMSGKLRLDVEPVEVSVVVEHALESVRPAADAKHIRLQAAVDSTSHVMGDAQRLQQVVWNLLSNAVKFTPKGGRVQVFVERRDSSVDITVADTGHGIAAKFLPHVFDRFRQADGSTTRSAGGLGLGLSIVRQLVELHGGTVSAFSEGEGKGATFTVTLPMSVALRREVTVPRSLTPAVSRGLPCPPELARLRVLIVDDEEDTRELLRVLLEGCQVTVFTAASAGEGLALIVSERPDLLISDIGMPGEDGYALIAQVRALSPEQGGRTPAVALTAYARVEDRARVLLAGFHSHVPKPVEPVELLAVLTSLSSRFASGGG comes from the coding sequence ATGAGCCACCAGCCCCCAGAGGACACCCGCCAGGAGGTGCCGCCGCCGCGGAAATCGGGCTCTCGCGCCACGAAGCTGTTGCCGGACCTCCTGGATGCGAGCCAGCCGGAGTTCATCCAGCAGTGGGTGCGGCAGGTCCGCACGCTGGAGGGGGCCCAGGCCCTGTCGAACGAAGAGCTCATCGACTCGTTGCCGCGCTTCCTGGAAGAGATGACGGGGGCCTTGAGACAGGAGGCAGGGCAGCCCAGCGGCTCGCCGCTGCCCGGGCACAGCAACGTGGCCGCGGCGCATGGCCGTCAGCGGGTCCGTCTGGGGTTTGACGCGGCACTGGTGGTCCGCGAGTACGCGCTTCTGCGCGACAGTCTCTTTGGCTGGATTCAGCAGAATGGCCTTTCACCCGCCATGGAGCAGGTGCACTTGCTCTCGCGCTGCATCGATACCGGGACGCGGGAGGCCCTGGCCCAGTTCAGCTCGGCGACGCAGTCCTCGGGTGTGGATGGAGCGCTTCTCACCGAGGCGCGCTACCGCCTGGTGATGACGGCCACCAATGACGTGGTGTGGGATTGGGATCTCATCTCGAACGAGGTGCTGTGGAACGAGGCGTTGCGCTCGGTTCTCGGCCACGAGCTTCAGGTCCTCGGAGAGAGGATGTACCTGACGTCCGCTGCCTGGTGGCTGGACCACATTCATCCCGAGGAGCGTCAGCGGATCTCGGAGAGCATCCACGGCATCATCGACGGGGGGCACCCCTTCTGGTTGGAGCAGTACCGCTTCCGTCGCGGGGATGGCTCCTACGCGGTCATCTATGACCGTGGCTACTTGGTGAGGAATGGAGAGGGGCGGGCGCTGCGCATGGTGGGGGCGATGCAGGATGTGACTGCCCGCCAAGCCGCCGAGGAGGCTTTGCGCCAGAGTGAGTCCCGCTACCGGCGCCTGATCGATGCGGGCATTTTCGGCATGTTGGAGTGGAAGGCGGACGGGTTGGTCACCGCCATCAATGACGCCTTGCTGGGCTTGCTGGGGCTCACGCGCGAGGCCGCGCTGAAGCCTGGCTTCACCTTCTGGCGCCTGCTGTCGCCCGAGAATCCGGAGGCGATGAAGGGACTGAAGGAGACGGGGGTGCTTCCGCCCTTCGAAGCACAGTACCTGCGTCCGGATGGCGGCCAGGTGGATCTGCTCATCAGCGGCTTTACCCTCGACGAGGGGCGTGAGCGCGGCCTGGCGCTGGTGCTCGATACCACCCGGTTGAAGGCGGTCCAGGCCGAGCGCGAGCGGCTGATGGTGAAGCTTCAGGAGAGCGAGACGCGCTTCCGCAACATGGCGGATCACGCCCCGGTCATGCTGTGGGTGACGGATGCCTCCGCCTACTGCTCCTACCTCAGCAAGGGGTGGTACGACTTCACCGGACAGACGGAAGAGACGGGGTTGGGGTTCGGGTGGCTCTCGGTCGTGCATCCGGATGATGCGAAGCGCTCCAGCGATGCTTTTCTCGCCGCCAATGCGAAGCGTGTGCCGTTCCGGATCGACTACCGGCTGCGGCGCAGGGATGGGGCATACCGGTGGCTCATCGACTCGGGCTCACCCCGGTTCGGTCCGGATGGCGAGTTCCTGGGCTACATTGGCAGCCTCCTCGACATCACCGAGCGCAAGCAGGCCGAGGACGAGCGTGAGGGGTTGCTGGCCCGCGAGAGCGCGGCCCGCCAGGAGGCCCAGGAGGCCAACCGGCTCAAGGATGAGTTCCTGGCCACCGTCAGCCATGAGCTGCGCACACCGCTTACGGCGATGCTGGGCTGGGTGCAGATGCTGCGCACGGGCAACCTTCCCGCCGGGAAACATGCCCGGGCCCTGGAGACGGTGGAGCGCAATGCCCGGGCCCAGAGCCAGCTCATCGAAGACCTGCTGGATGTCAGTCGAATCATGTCCGGCAAGCTCCGGCTGGATGTGGAGCCGGTGGAGGTGAGCGTCGTCGTGGAGCACGCGCTCGAATCGGTGCGGCCCGCCGCGGACGCCAAGCACATCCGCCTTCAGGCCGCGGTGGACTCCACCAGCCACGTCATGGGGGATGCGCAACGGCTTCAGCAAGTGGTCTGGAACCTGCTCTCGAACGCGGTGAAGTTCACCCCCAAGGGAGGGCGCGTTCAGGTGTTCGTCGAGCGGCGCGACTCCTCGGTGGACATCACCGTGGCCGACACGGGGCATGGCATTGCGGCGAAGTTCCTCCCCCATGTGTTCGACCGTTTCCGGCAAGCGGATGGAAGCACCACGCGCAGCGCGGGAGGGCTGGGGCTGGGGCTGTCCATTGTCCGGCAGCTCGTGGAGTTGCATGGAGGCACCGTGAGCGCCTTCTCGGAGGGAGAAGGCAAAGGGGCCACCTTCACCGTGACCCTGCCGATGTCCGTGGCGCTGCGCCGGGAGGTGACCGTTCCTCGCTCCTTGACTCCGGCGGTGTCCAGGGGGCTCCCGTGCCCACCAGAGCTGGCGCGCCTGCGCGTCCTCATCGTGGACGATGAGGAGGATACGCGGGAGTTGCTCCGCGTGTTGCTCGAGGGGTGCCAGGTGACGGTCTTTACCGCCGCCTCGGCCGGGGAAGGGCTCGCATTGATTGTCTCGGAGCGGCCCGACCTGCTGATCTCCGACATCGGCATGCCAGGGGAGGATGGCTATGCCCTCATTGCCCAAGTGCGGGCCCTGAGCCCTGAGCAGGGGGGACGGACGCCCGCCGTGGCGCTCACCGCCTATGCGCGCGTGGAGGACAGGGCGCGGGTGTTGCTGGCGGGCTTTCACAGCCACGTGCCCAAGCCGGTGGAGCCGGTGGAACTGCTCGCGGTCCTGACCTCTTTGTCCAGCCGGTTCGCTAGCGGCGGGGGGTGA
- a CDS encoding class I SAM-dependent methyltransferase codes for MSEDDRQKWNQRYREQEGSREPSRFLQSLEARLPAQGRALDVAGGSGHDALWLARRGLDVTLVDISEVALARAEAAARKAGVGLRTQQVDLEAGTLPPGPFDVVLCLNFLLRPLFAALPERLSPGGLFIFAQPTLANLQRHRHPSARFLLEEGELPQLLQGLEAVSYSEGWTEEGTHEARLAAIRLAGGVTFP; via the coding sequence ATGTCCGAGGACGATCGCCAGAAGTGGAACCAGCGCTACCGGGAGCAGGAGGGGAGCCGGGAGCCCTCGAGGTTCCTCCAATCGCTTGAGGCCCGGCTGCCGGCCCAAGGGCGGGCCCTCGATGTGGCGGGCGGGAGTGGGCATGACGCGCTCTGGCTCGCGCGGCGGGGGCTGGACGTCACCTTGGTGGACATCTCGGAGGTCGCCTTGGCGCGCGCCGAGGCGGCTGCGCGCAAAGCGGGCGTGGGCCTTCGGACGCAGCAGGTGGATCTGGAGGCCGGGACGCTCCCGCCGGGTCCATTTGACGTCGTGCTTTGCTTGAACTTCCTCCTCCGGCCGTTGTTCGCCGCCCTTCCCGAGCGGCTCTCGCCCGGGGGGCTGTTCATCTTCGCCCAGCCGACCCTGGCCAACCTGCAGCGCCACCGGCATCCGTCCGCGCGGTTTCTTCTGGAAGAAGGGGAACTGCCCCAGTTGCTCCAGGGGCTCGAAGCCGTCTCGTACAGCGAGGGGTGGACCGAGGAGGGGACCCACGAGGCACGGCTGGCTGCAATCCGTTTGGCAGGTGGCGTGACGTTTCCTTGA